A genome region from Pseudomonas pergaminensis includes the following:
- a CDS encoding response regulator, with protein sequence MPGKYPGHWQHVNVLVVDDHRVYRLLIGGLLHKLGVPHEVHCDGQAALDAMAGSTFDLVITDCRMPLMDGYTLARELRRREREAGRPRVPVISLTGRLGQQEVRRCLDSGMDGWLIKPITLEQLKEVLMYWLPDPRQRLRKGPITVHERSQETRPTRAGLIAAFGSWGVVQPLLESLLQEAREDLEALEQARVSGDISLTTQRLHRLVGSIAFLGATGLERRAIQLTDRVNLSGVAFNGAALQALCQEVERYLEELAFL encoded by the coding sequence TTGCCGGGCAAATATCCAGGCCATTGGCAACACGTCAACGTACTGGTAGTAGATGACCACCGGGTCTATCGGCTATTGATCGGCGGGTTACTGCACAAATTGGGCGTGCCCCATGAAGTCCACTGCGATGGGCAAGCTGCCCTGGACGCAATGGCTGGCAGCACGTTTGATTTGGTGATCACTGACTGCCGCATGCCGCTCATGGATGGCTACACCCTTGCCCGTGAACTGCGGCGCCGCGAGCGTGAGGCCGGGAGACCCCGCGTGCCAGTCATTTCCCTGACCGGCCGGCTCGGCCAGCAAGAAGTCCGGCGTTGCCTGGACAGTGGCATGGACGGCTGGCTGATCAAACCCATCACGCTCGAACAACTCAAGGAAGTGTTGATGTACTGGCTGCCGGACCCCCGGCAGCGTCTACGCAAAGGACCTATAACCGTGCATGAGCGTTCTCAGGAAACACGGCCCACCCGAGCAGGACTGATCGCTGCCTTCGGCTCTTGGGGCGTGGTGCAACCTCTGTTGGAGAGCCTGTTGCAGGAAGCACGGGAAGACCTGGAGGCACTGGAGCAGGCGCGAGTCAGTGGCGATATTTCGCTCACGACACAGCGCCTGCATCGCCTGGTGGGTAGCATCGCGTTCCTGGGGGCGACGGGGTTGGAGCGCCGTGCGATCCAGTTGACCGACCGCGTCAATCTCTCGGGTGTTGCCTTTAACGGCGCGGCTTTGCAGGCGCTTTGCCAAGAGGTCGAGCGGTATTTGGAAGAACTGGCGTTCCTTTGA
- a CDS encoding response regulator transcription factor, which yields MIRIIIADDHPIVRVGQRVVIEASGKCKVVGEANGPDQLLTLVGSTPCDVIVTDFAMPGDHQADGYGLLGLLHRQYPKLPVVLVTMFANVSTLRSAFSHGAQAVVAKSASARELPLALKAVSEGRTFVSECLRVQLDEACHAQPTQPARLSGKEHEVVRMLASGMTVSQIAARVNRSISTISKQKSTAMQRLCISTDVDLFTYARESGMVP from the coding sequence ATGATTCGCATCATTATTGCTGACGATCACCCTATTGTCCGAGTCGGTCAGAGAGTGGTGATCGAGGCGAGTGGTAAGTGCAAAGTCGTGGGGGAGGCCAATGGCCCGGACCAACTGCTGACCCTGGTCGGCAGCACACCTTGCGATGTTATTGTCACGGACTTCGCCATGCCCGGCGACCATCAAGCCGATGGGTATGGATTGCTGGGATTGTTGCATCGCCAATACCCGAAATTGCCGGTGGTACTGGTGACCATGTTTGCCAATGTCTCGACCCTGCGTTCGGCATTTTCCCATGGGGCGCAGGCCGTCGTGGCCAAAAGCGCGTCAGCGCGGGAGCTGCCGCTGGCACTCAAGGCCGTGAGCGAAGGCCGCACCTTTGTCAGCGAATGCCTGCGCGTGCAACTGGATGAAGCCTGCCATGCGCAGCCAACGCAGCCGGCACGGCTGTCCGGTAAAGAACACGAAGTGGTGCGCATGCTCGCCAGCGGCATGACCGTCAGCCAGATTGCCGCGCGGGTCAATCGCAGCATCTCGACCATCAGCAAGCAAAAGAGTACGGCGATGCAGCGGTTATGCATTTCTACCGATGTGGATCTGTTTACCTATGCGCGGGAAAGTGGAATGGTGCCCTAG
- a CDS encoding DUF1120 domain-containing protein, whose product MKHSLSLIAAVFLLSGASNLLAASAVDLSVKGTITPSACTPTLSSGGVVEHGKISMQDLHPYQSTRLADATLQLTVNCAASTLFAIQSHDNREGTSAEWNGARPNYGLGLANGDVKIGWYMLKMINPLADSVPRAVIESIDGKTWLDAPTGTVWQPGWMRSFNGAAGGDPVPLSMVTMQVDVVVETTIADKRKLPADQEIPLDGSATLDVVYL is encoded by the coding sequence ATGAAACATTCCCTGTCCCTTATTGCTGCCGTGTTTCTACTGTCCGGTGCGTCCAACTTGCTTGCCGCATCCGCGGTTGACCTGAGTGTCAAGGGCACCATTACGCCTTCCGCCTGCACCCCGACCTTGTCAAGTGGTGGTGTGGTCGAGCATGGAAAGATTTCCATGCAAGACCTGCATCCGTACCAGTCGACCAGACTGGCGGATGCCACGCTACAACTGACGGTCAACTGCGCTGCGTCGACTTTGTTTGCCATACAGAGCCATGACAACCGCGAAGGCACTTCAGCAGAATGGAACGGCGCTCGTCCCAATTATGGCCTTGGGTTGGCCAATGGCGATGTAAAAATTGGCTGGTACATGCTCAAAATGATCAACCCACTGGCTGATAGCGTGCCACGGGCAGTCATTGAATCAATCGACGGCAAGACCTGGCTTGATGCCCCCACTGGCACTGTCTGGCAACCGGGCTGGATGAGGTCGTTCAACGGCGCCGCCGGTGGCGATCCAGTGCCGCTTTCAATGGTGACCATGCAGGTGGATGTGGTGGTGGAGACCACCATCGCCGACAAACGCAAGTTGCCCGCTGACCAGGAAATCCCCCTCGACGGCAGTGCAACCCTGGATGTCGTCTACCTCTAA
- a CDS encoding nuclear transport factor 2 family protein, producing the protein MSDAHNLLITRFYEAFQRLDAEAMAACYTDDVVFSDPAFGELRGRDAGDMWRMLTTRAKDFSLTFDHVRSDDTTGSAHWVATYLFSATGNTVVNDIGARFVFRDGKICEHHDHFDLWRWSRQALGLKGLLLGWSPALKNAVRAQALKGLKAFQAGR; encoded by the coding sequence ATGAGTGATGCCCATAACCTGTTGATCACCCGCTTCTACGAAGCCTTCCAACGCCTGGACGCCGAGGCCATGGCCGCCTGCTACACCGATGATGTGGTGTTCAGCGACCCGGCCTTTGGCGAACTGCGCGGCCGCGATGCCGGTGACATGTGGCGCATGCTCACCACACGGGCCAAGGACTTTTCGCTGACCTTCGACCATGTGCGCAGCGATGACACCACCGGCAGTGCGCATTGGGTGGCGACGTACCTGTTCAGCGCCACCGGCAATACCGTAGTCAATGACATTGGTGCGCGCTTTGTGTTTCGCGACGGCAAGATCTGCGAGCATCACGATCACTTTGACTTGTGGCGCTGGTCGCGTCAGGCGCTGGGCCTCAAGGGGCTGTTGCTGGGCTGGTCGCCGGCCCTGAAAAACGCCGTGCGTGCCCAGGCCTTGAAAGGTCTGAAGGCATTTCAGGCCGGTCGTTGA
- a CDS encoding GIY-YIG nuclease family protein, with translation MTDLPDPKPWFVYLVRAANGSLYCGISNDPVRRFASHQSGKGARFFLSSPAVALVYTEQCASKGEALRQERLIKKLRKSAKECLAASGSLI, from the coding sequence GTGACTGATCTTCCTGACCCCAAACCCTGGTTTGTCTACCTGGTGCGTGCCGCCAACGGCTCGTTGTACTGTGGCATCAGCAATGACCCGGTGCGCCGCTTTGCCTCGCACCAGAGCGGCAAGGGCGCGCGGTTCTTCCTCTCCAGCCCCGCAGTGGCGCTGGTGTACACCGAGCAATGCGCGAGCAAAGGCGAGGCGCTGCGCCAGGAACGGCTGATCAAGAAGCTCAGGAAGAGCGCCAAGGAATGCCTGGCGGCGAGTGGCTCATTGATTTGA
- a CDS encoding glutathione S-transferase family protein — protein sequence MSELILHHYPQSPFAEKARLLLGFKGLPWRSVFISPVMPKPDLTALTGGYRKTPVLQVGADIYCDTALIARRLEQEKAAPALFPQGLELITQGFAAWADSVVFSHAVALVFQPESLAVKFAKVPPQMLQVLVADRAKLFSGGTATRVQLEVVKHQWPAIVSRIDQQLQHQAGDFLFGEPSIADFALAHPLWFLKGSSVTAPLVDAYPAVAAWLERVLGFGHGTASEMSAEQALEVARNATPAALPEELFEDLNGFKAGQQVTISATDYGTDPVAGELLFVGREELILRRSDERAGTVHVHFPRIGFCIQAQ from the coding sequence ATGTCTGAGTTGATCCTGCACCACTACCCGCAATCCCCTTTCGCTGAGAAAGCCCGCCTGCTGCTGGGCTTCAAAGGCTTGCCCTGGCGCTCTGTGTTTATTTCACCGGTGATGCCCAAGCCCGACCTGACCGCCTTGACCGGTGGCTATCGCAAGACGCCGGTGCTGCAAGTCGGCGCGGATATCTACTGCGACACTGCATTGATCGCCCGGCGTCTGGAGCAAGAAAAGGCTGCGCCGGCGCTGTTCCCCCAAGGCCTGGAGTTGATCACCCAGGGCTTCGCGGCGTGGGCCGATTCAGTGGTGTTCTCCCATGCCGTGGCGCTGGTGTTCCAGCCGGAATCCCTGGCGGTCAAGTTCGCCAAGGTGCCGCCGCAAATGCTCCAGGTGCTGGTGGCCGACCGTGCCAAGTTGTTCAGTGGTGGCACCGCGACCCGGGTGCAATTGGAGGTGGTCAAGCATCAGTGGCCGGCGATTGTCAGCCGTATCGACCAACAATTGCAGCACCAGGCCGGGGATTTCCTGTTCGGCGAGCCGTCGATTGCCGACTTTGCCCTGGCCCACCCGTTGTGGTTCCTCAAAGGTTCGTCGGTGACGGCGCCGCTGGTGGACGCGTACCCGGCTGTCGCCGCGTGGCTGGAACGGGTCCTGGGCTTTGGCCATGGCACGGCCAGCGAGATGAGCGCCGAGCAAGCGTTGGAAGTCGCTCGCAATGCCACACCTGCCGCCTTGCCCGAGGAACTGTTCGAGGACTTGAACGGCTTCAAGGCCGGCCAGCAGGTGACGATTTCAGCCACTGATTACGGGACCGACCCTGTGGCGGGCGAACTGCTGTTTGTGGGGCGCGAGGAGCTGATCCTGCGCCGTAGCGATGAACGTGCTGGCACCGTGCATGTGCATTTCCCACGCATTGGGTTTTGCATCCAGGCGCAATAA
- a CDS encoding TonB-dependent siderophore receptor → MKSTAGGWVKQWLGASALAVSGLALLPLSVAQAQEQQSAQFNFALAAKPLPQALSDFSRVTGISVIYTDEAPYGLQAPAVSGQMSATQALQRLLGNTGFTFRQIDARTLALEPVPTDGAVNLGATTISGVGQQDKDGTSYQPPPTSSVMRSHGLLLETPQTVNVVPAQVLRDQTPRNLDDALGNISGITQANTLASTQDAVMLRGFGDNRNGSIMRDGMPIVQGRALNATAERVEVLKGPASLLYGIQDPGGVVNIVSKKPELVQSTALTVRGSTFGDGKNGSGGSLDTTGPIGDSGLAYRLIVDHEDEDYWRNFGTHRESLIAPSLAWYGDTTKLLFAYEHREFLTPFDRGTAIDPKTNHPLDIPATRRLDEPFNNMEGRSDLYRFEADHDLNDDWKAHFGYSWNRETYDASQVRVSAVNTNGTLTRKMDGTKGAITTDRFATASLEGKVNVFGLQNDVVFGLDDEYRKIYRADLIRQNSRGTFNYNNPVYGNEVAGTTVSPADSAQTDLLRSDSLFFQDAIHLNEQWIFVAGARYQMYDQYAGKGVPFKANTNGNGQAWVPRAGLVYRYTDELSFYGSYTESFKPNSTIAALADGSTLTGDLTPEESKSWELGAKLDIPGRITASAALFTIDKRNVLVSVGSGANTVYSIAGQVRSRGLELDATGQLTDKWSLIGSYAYTDAEDIKDKDPTLEGNRLQNVAKHTGSLSVAYDFGNVFGGDQLRVGTGARYVGERAGDAANDFTLPGYTVADAFATYDTRIDGQKVKFQLNVKNMFDRVYYTSAASRLFVSMGDARQVSVSSTLEF, encoded by the coding sequence ATGAAGTCGACGGCGGGCGGTTGGGTAAAACAGTGGCTGGGAGCCTCGGCATTGGCAGTATCGGGGCTGGCGTTGCTGCCCCTGAGCGTGGCGCAGGCGCAGGAGCAGCAAAGCGCCCAGTTCAACTTTGCCCTGGCGGCCAAACCGCTGCCCCAGGCCCTGAGCGATTTCAGCCGGGTCACCGGGATCAGCGTGATCTACACCGACGAAGCGCCCTATGGTCTCCAGGCCCCGGCGGTCAGCGGGCAGATGAGTGCGACCCAGGCCCTGCAACGGTTGCTCGGCAACACCGGCTTTACCTTCCGCCAGATCGACGCGCGTACCCTGGCCCTGGAACCGGTGCCTACCGACGGCGCGGTCAACCTTGGCGCGACCACTATCAGCGGTGTCGGCCAGCAGGACAAGGACGGCACCAGCTACCAGCCGCCGCCCACCAGTTCGGTGATGCGCTCCCATGGCCTGCTGCTGGAAACCCCGCAAACCGTCAACGTGGTTCCGGCCCAAGTGCTGCGCGACCAGACCCCGCGCAACCTGGATGACGCCCTGGGCAATATCAGTGGCATCACCCAGGCCAACACCCTGGCCAGCACCCAGGACGCGGTGATGCTGCGCGGTTTTGGCGACAACCGTAACGGCTCGATCATGCGCGACGGCATGCCTATCGTGCAGGGGCGTGCGCTGAATGCCACGGCGGAGCGGGTCGAAGTCCTCAAGGGGCCCGCCTCCTTGTTGTACGGCATCCAGGACCCGGGCGGCGTGGTGAACATCGTCAGCAAAAAGCCTGAGCTGGTCCAATCCACCGCCCTGACCGTGCGTGGCTCCACTTTCGGTGACGGCAAGAATGGCAGCGGCGGCAGCCTCGACACCACCGGCCCGATTGGCGACAGCGGCCTGGCCTATCGGCTGATCGTCGACCATGAAGACGAGGATTACTGGCGCAACTTCGGTACCCACCGCGAGAGCCTGATCGCGCCGTCGCTGGCCTGGTATGGCGACACCACCAAGCTGTTGTTCGCCTACGAGCACCGCGAGTTTCTCACGCCGTTCGACCGTGGCACCGCCATCGATCCAAAGACCAACCATCCGCTGGACATCCCGGCCACCCGCCGGCTGGACGAACCCTTCAACAACATGGAAGGCCGGTCCGACCTGTACCGCTTCGAAGCCGACCACGACCTGAACGACGACTGGAAGGCTCACTTCGGCTACAGCTGGAACCGCGAAACCTACGATGCCAGCCAAGTGCGCGTGAGCGCGGTGAACACCAACGGCACCCTGACCCGCAAGATGGATGGCACCAAGGGGGCGATCACCACCGACCGTTTCGCCACCGCGAGCCTGGAAGGCAAGGTCAATGTGTTCGGCTTGCAGAATGATGTGGTATTCGGCCTGGATGACGAGTACCGCAAGATCTATCGCGCCGATCTGATTCGCCAGAACTCCCGTGGCACCTTTAACTACAACAACCCGGTGTATGGCAACGAAGTGGCGGGCACCACCGTCAGCCCTGCTGACAGTGCGCAAACCGACCTGCTGCGCAGCGACTCGCTGTTCTTCCAGGACGCGATTCACCTGAACGAGCAGTGGATTTTTGTCGCCGGTGCGCGCTACCAGATGTATGACCAATACGCCGGCAAGGGCGTGCCATTCAAGGCCAACACCAACGGCAACGGCCAGGCCTGGGTGCCGCGTGCGGGGCTGGTGTATCGCTACACCGACGAACTGTCGTTCTATGGCAGCTACACCGAGTCGTTCAAACCCAACTCCACCATTGCCGCCTTGGCTGACGGCAGTACGCTGACCGGCGACCTGACACCCGAGGAGTCCAAGTCCTGGGAGCTGGGGGCCAAGCTCGATATCCCAGGGCGCATCACCGCCAGCGCGGCGTTGTTTACCATCGACAAGCGCAATGTGCTGGTGTCGGTCGGTTCCGGCGCGAACACCGTCTACAGCATTGCCGGCCAGGTGCGTTCCCGTGGCCTGGAGCTGGACGCCACCGGCCAACTGACCGACAAGTGGAGCCTGATCGGCAGCTATGCCTACACCGATGCCGAAGACATCAAGGACAAGGACCCGACCCTGGAAGGCAACCGCCTGCAGAACGTTGCCAAGCACACAGGCTCGCTGTCGGTGGCCTATGACTTCGGCAATGTCTTTGGTGGCGATCAGTTGCGGGTGGGAACCGGTGCGCGGTATGTCGGCGAGCGTGCGGGGGATGCTGCCAACGATTTCACGCTGCCGGGGTATACCGTGGCGGATGCCTTTGCCACCTACGACACCAGGATCGATGGGCAGAAGGTCAAGTTCCAGCTCAACGTGAAGAACATGTTCGACCGCGTCTACTACACCTCGGCGGCCAGCCGGCTGTTTGTGTCCATGGGGGATGCGCGGCAGGTGTCGGTGTCGAGCACCCTGGAGTTCTAA
- the dacB gene encoding D-alanyl-D-alanine carboxypeptidase/D-alanyl-D-alanine endopeptidase, which translates to MQFGKWIYTGTMLFLLGGCASVSLTSTPARLDQLLTDPALNGATVSLMVRDARSGSTLYQHNPRTRLIPASNLKLLTTAAAMDVLGPQYRFSTQLLGNGTQQGERLSGNLYLRGLGDPTTQFADYQALAAQLAEQGVRQVQGDLVFDDTWFDAERLGVDWAQDDESTYYGAQISALTVSPNTDFDAGTLLVTAKAPVMAGQPVSVVISPPTDYVQLSNRAVSGPGNNYGITRQHGTNLLQLSGALAPGKQSRQWVSVWEPTQLVANLFEQALAQQGITVMGRRVIGGVSPATARVLAEHQSAPLQALITPLLKLSNNNMSEALLKAMGRKTANAGTAQAGVAAVADFMRRQGLDPTTLSQVDGSGLSRRNLVSSQNLTDLLLATAKQPWFDAWYNALPIAGNPDRMTGGSLRYRLRGTAAENNLHAKTGSMAGVSSLSGYITDAEGRRLVFSIISNNYVSSTAPVRALENRVALALTQWHD; encoded by the coding sequence ATGCAATTTGGAAAGTGGATATACACCGGCACAATGTTGTTTCTGCTGGGTGGCTGCGCGAGTGTTTCACTGACTTCCACCCCGGCACGCCTGGACCAGCTCCTGACTGACCCGGCCCTTAACGGCGCTACCGTCTCCCTGATGGTGCGCGACGCCCGCAGCGGCAGCACGCTGTACCAGCACAACCCGCGAACCCGTCTGATTCCGGCGTCCAACCTCAAACTGCTCACCACCGCAGCGGCAATGGATGTGCTGGGGCCGCAGTACCGTTTCTCCACCCAACTGCTGGGCAATGGCACGCAACAAGGCGAGCGGCTGAGCGGCAACCTGTACCTGCGTGGCCTGGGCGACCCGACCACGCAGTTCGCCGACTACCAGGCGTTGGCTGCACAACTGGCGGAGCAGGGCGTGCGCCAGGTCCAGGGCGATCTTGTCTTCGATGACACCTGGTTCGACGCGGAACGGCTTGGCGTGGATTGGGCCCAGGACGATGAAAGCACCTATTACGGCGCGCAGATTTCGGCGCTGACCGTGTCACCCAACACCGATTTTGATGCGGGCACCTTGCTGGTCACGGCGAAGGCGCCGGTAATGGCGGGCCAGCCGGTGAGCGTGGTCATCAGCCCGCCCACGGACTACGTGCAACTCAGCAATCGCGCCGTCAGCGGCCCTGGCAACAACTACGGCATCACCCGTCAGCACGGCACCAACCTGCTGCAACTCAGCGGCGCACTGGCGCCGGGCAAGCAGAGCCGGCAGTGGGTGAGCGTGTGGGAGCCGACCCAACTGGTGGCGAACCTGTTTGAACAGGCGCTGGCGCAGCAGGGCATCACGGTGATGGGGCGGCGTGTGATCGGCGGTGTGAGCCCGGCGACGGCGAGGGTGCTGGCGGAACATCAATCGGCACCTTTGCAGGCACTGATCACGCCGCTGCTCAAACTCTCGAACAACAACATGTCCGAAGCCTTGCTCAAGGCCATGGGGCGCAAGACCGCCAACGCGGGCACGGCGCAGGCCGGTGTCGCGGCCGTGGCGGACTTCATGCGGCGCCAGGGGCTGGACCCGACGACGCTGAGCCAGGTCGATGGCTCGGGGCTGTCACGGCGTAACCTGGTGTCGTCGCAAAACCTCACCGATCTGCTGCTGGCCACGGCCAAACAGCCCTGGTTCGATGCCTGGTACAACGCCTTGCCCATTGCCGGCAACCCGGACCGCATGACCGGTGGCAGCCTGCGCTACCGCTTGCGCGGCACGGCGGCTGAAAACAACCTGCATGCCAAGACCGGCTCCATGGCCGGTGTGTCTTCGTTGAGCGGCTACATCACCGACGCCGAGGGCCGGCGCCTGGTGTTTTCAATCATCAGCAACAACTACGTCAGTAGCACTGCACCCGTGCGTGCGCTGGAGAACCGCGTGGCGCTGGCCCTGACCCAGTGGCACGACTAG
- a CDS encoding IclR family transcriptional regulator codes for MEKPRDTGKQKVRSAEVGTDILKALAELSPATSLSRLAEHVQMPASKVHRYLQALIASGFAEQNTATNHYGLGREALRVGLAALGSMDVLKVGAMPLAELRDELNETCFLAVWGNQGATVVQIEPAVRAVTVVTQLGSVLPLLSSSTGLVFSAFLPSRETVELREREIQAGTAHALADDQAYATACAQIRSRGLHFVHGLLMPGVDALSAPVFNAVGQVAAVMTVVGPTSLFHADEDGPAAQRLLAATRAVSWRMGYQP; via the coding sequence ATGGAAAAGCCCCGCGACACCGGTAAACAGAAAGTCCGCTCGGCCGAAGTGGGCACCGATATCCTCAAGGCCCTGGCCGAACTGTCCCCGGCCACTTCGTTGTCGCGCCTGGCCGAGCACGTGCAGATGCCGGCGAGCAAGGTGCACCGCTACCTCCAAGCACTGATCGCCTCGGGGTTCGCCGAACAGAACACGGCCACCAACCACTACGGCCTGGGCCGTGAAGCCTTGCGCGTGGGCCTGGCGGCACTGGGCAGCATGGATGTGTTGAAGGTTGGCGCGATGCCCCTGGCTGAGCTGCGCGATGAATTGAATGAAACCTGCTTCCTGGCGGTGTGGGGCAACCAGGGCGCGACCGTGGTGCAGATCGAACCGGCAGTGCGTGCCGTGACGGTGGTGACGCAATTGGGTTCGGTGCTGCCGCTGCTCAGTTCATCCACCGGGCTGGTGTTCAGCGCCTTCCTGCCGTCGCGGGAAACCGTGGAGTTGCGTGAGCGCGAGATCCAGGCCGGCACCGCCCATGCCCTGGCGGATGACCAGGCGTACGCCACCGCCTGCGCACAAATCCGCAGCCGTGGCCTGCATTTTGTGCATGGCTTGTTGATGCCCGGCGTTGATGCGTTGTCGGCGCCGGTGTTCAACGCCGTCGGTCAAGTGGCGGCAGTGATGACCGTGGTCGGCCCCACCTCGTTGTTCCACGCCGACGAGGACGGCCCGGCGGCGCAGCGCTTGCTGGCGGCGACCCGGGCCGTGAGTTGGCGCATGGGCTACCAGCCCTGA
- the hmgA gene encoding homogentisate 1,2-dioxygenase: MNLEYLSGFGNEFASEALPGALPVGQNSPQKAPYGLYTELFSGTAFTMVRSEARRTWLYRIQPSANHPAFSRLERQLAGGPLGAVTPNRLRWNPLDIPSEPTDFIDGLVGMVANSGSEKPSGISVYNYRANRSMERVFFNADGELLIVPEQGRLRIATELGVLDVEPLEIVVLPRGLKFRVELLDAQARGYVAENHGAPLRLPDLGPIGSNGLANPRDFLTPVAHYEDLKQPTTLVQKFLGELWACELDHSPLNVVAWHGNNVPYKYDLRRFNTLGTVSFDHPDPSIFTVLTSPTSTHGLANLDFVIFPPRWMVAENTFRPPWFHRNLMNEYMGLIQGAYDAKAEGFLPGGASLHSCMSAHGPDGETCTKAINVDLAPHKIDNTMAFMFETSQVLRPTQFALDCPQLQPSYDACWASLPATFNPNRR, translated from the coding sequence ATGAACCTCGAATACCTGTCGGGCTTCGGCAATGAATTCGCCAGCGAAGCCCTACCCGGCGCACTGCCCGTCGGCCAGAACTCCCCGCAAAAAGCGCCCTATGGGCTGTACACCGAACTGTTTTCCGGCACGGCCTTCACCATGGTGCGCAGCGAAGCCCGCCGCACTTGGCTGTACCGCATCCAGCCATCGGCCAATCACCCGGCGTTCAGCAGACTTGAACGGCAGTTGGCCGGTGGGCCGTTGGGGGCAGTGACGCCCAATCGCTTACGCTGGAACCCGCTGGATATTCCGAGCGAGCCGACGGACTTTATCGATGGCCTCGTGGGAATGGTCGCTAATTCCGGGTCGGAAAAACCCTCGGGCATCAGCGTCTATAACTACCGCGCCAATCGCTCGATGGAGCGCGTGTTCTTCAACGCCGACGGCGAATTATTGATCGTGCCGGAACAGGGCCGCCTGCGCATCGCCACCGAGCTTGGCGTGCTTGACGTCGAACCGCTGGAAATCGTCGTGCTGCCGCGCGGCCTCAAATTCCGCGTTGAGCTGCTGGACGCCCAGGCGCGTGGCTACGTCGCCGAGAACCACGGCGCCCCGCTGCGCCTGCCGGACCTGGGGCCCATCGGCAGCAATGGCCTGGCCAACCCGCGCGATTTCCTGACGCCGGTGGCCCACTACGAAGACCTCAAGCAACCCACCACACTGGTACAGAAGTTCCTCGGCGAACTCTGGGCCTGTGAGCTGGACCATTCCCCGCTCAACGTGGTCGCCTGGCATGGCAATAACGTGCCATACAAATACGACCTGCGCCGCTTCAACACCCTCGGCACCGTGAGCTTTGACCACCCGGACCCGTCGATTTTTACCGTATTGACCTCGCCCACCAGCACCCATGGCCTGGCCAACCTCGACTTTGTGATCTTCCCGCCGCGCTGGATGGTGGCCGAGAACACCTTCCGTCCGCCGTGGTTCCATCGCAACCTGATGAACGAATACATGGGCCTGATCCAGGGCGCCTACGACGCCAAGGCCGAAGGCTTCCTGCCCGGCGGTGCGTCCTTGCACAGCTGCATGAGCGCCCACGGCCCGGACGGCGAAACCTGCACCAAGGCCATCAATGTGGACCTGGCGCCGCACAAGATCGATAACACCATGGCCTTCATGTTCGAGACCAGCCAAGTGCTGCGTCCGACCCAGTTCGCCCTGGACTGCCCGCAACTGCAACCGTCTTATGACGCGTGCTGGGCCTCGTTGCCCGCCACCTTCAACCCGAACCGGAGATAA